The following DNA comes from Lepeophtheirus salmonis chromosome 11, UVic_Lsal_1.4, whole genome shotgun sequence.
CTTATCAATTAGGACATTAATAAAACTCAATCTATCACCTCTCTCCGATACAATATATCAGGAATGATCGAGCGAATTAAAGATGCAAACACAGTTTGAATCCTTGCCTCAAAGAACCAAAAAGAGGGCTTATAGTCTTCTTCTAGAATATCCATGAGACAATTCCTTATGAACGTATCAAACTTTGTCCCGGGTTTAGAATGTAGTTTCACAGGACGGATGACGTTCAACCGATAGTACAACCAATAGAGACCCAAAAAAATAAGGCAGAGTCCATAGGGTCGAATCCCTCCACTCAGAAATAATTCAGAAATATACTCAAACAACGCCATTTCTCACTTTTCAATTGAATTAATGATCACAGATTTGTACCTTCTACAATGTAAATAtgagtaataatttttaatatcttgtattcattattatagttaaaaatctgactaatttacaattataaatagtgaatataattatatttatatatagctaAATGAGGCAAATACTTGCctgaaaattaattgatttagaaTTTGTTTAAGGggtaatttagtcattttttaaatttttttatgtatttttaagaaaatacttatgtgtcgtgcaaaaaaacaaaaacattcggaggacatttttttaaatattggatattCTCCATGGAAATAAGAGCGTCAGTTTGACTCATTTAAATTGGTATTCATGCTGAGTTTACAATTGCAGGAATATCTACACTCCAATCACGGCATTACTCTGTGTTCATTgagtaaataaattgatataacgTTTATTATTTGTGACAGATCaatgactctttaaaaaaaacaaaaaaacagactaataaatacatgttttacaaaaattaaatgaaataaaattatgcttCATCTGGAGCCACATTGACCCATCAAACATGATGCactatcaatttatattttctcaaattttgcTGATAAATAATATCCTTTATCTAGGCACCAATAAAAGTGAATGAAAAACGCTAACCTTTCCACTTAAAAGCACAAATGATCCTTTGATGGCGCTGCCTTGATATtgaactttgtttatttcccaCTGTACATTGAAATACTATCGATTTTTATTGTTACTTTAGTTTGCATAGGCTAATCGGTGAACTCTTGTGGCTGAGaggatgattattattatttttttttttttttgcaaaagaataatatgtacaaaactAATAGCCATGGATAATCTGAATGAGTCAATGCTGTATTTCTACCGTGAATAAGGTGTGAAGGATTTGAAACTAAATTCAATGAGGGCTTAGGAGACTTGGGTACATACCTCAATTAATCCTGGATATTTGCATGGTGAGGAACAAGGAATGAATGGAGTTGCTGTAAGTACTAAATGTGAGAATTATAGTTGAATCAGTGAAAATTTCCCTTTTCAGCTTTTTAGGAGGGAAATCAGGCAAGTGTATTCTTCATTAAGGCACTGCTTTCTCTAAAATGTATTATCTCGGAGGGgtacaatagaaaaaaatactggGACTTCTTCTTCTAACTTGGACGGACCTCACAAGTCATGTCTCCTCCTCCAACTACTCCTTTTTAGCAATTCATTCTAAGGAATTTATAATAAGTAGCATACTTTCTTTAGGACTAGAAGAGGggaaaacttttttatcttattgactAAAAACATACGAGGGacctagaaaaaaaacaaaaacgctCAACCTTTGGACGCAGACTCTGTATGccaatttcaattatatattatttgctggcctgttttttgttattacttcCTTCCTTCAAAAAACACGGTTAATCTCTCTTTCTTTGGTGCTATGCAAAATCCAAGGACTACTCCTTGGCAAAATCAAATCAAGAGTCATATTTCCTACTCGAAGCAGTAGTAGATAAGGATAATGgagaaaaacatattatatattatgttgattgcgtatttcctatttttaaaagaagaagaaaaaatgcgTAAGACTAACAGTATTAAGTAACTATCATATTGGAAATGGCGTAATATGATCGTTTTAAATGTGGGGTGAAAAGATCCATTAGTTTGTAAAATGGTCGTTAGAGTTCGCATCATTTGTACTCTCGCGCGCTTTCTTTGAAGGAGCAGCTATCTGCTCTTAATGGTATCtctccttttttattctttctttctttaattgaaCTTCACTGTCATTGTGAATGCTGTTAAATGCTAGGCTAGCTACGGAGTTGAATGAAGAAACTGTTGTGAAAAATTAAAACCCATCAAGTtctacaataacaaaaacaaatccattattatttttcaagaaattggaatacacattattaatatatttcctcTTTTGGGAAGTCTGGAGTAATCATGGGTGGAATACTCTCTCTTGGAGGAGGTTTAGCCTGCTGCTTCACCTCTGCAGCCTGCTCTCTCTGCGCCTGTTGTCCTTCCTGCTCCAATGCAACGTCCTCTCGGATCATGTATGGAGTAATTCTACTCCTGACCATGATTCTTTCCTGCATTCTCCTTGCTCCAGGTCTTCAAGTACGCAGCATTTTGACTTTTAGCTCCAagaccttttttaatatatatattatttgtatttataggaatatttaaaaaacgttCCCTTTTGTAAAGGCTACGAAACGAGCCTTAATATAATACCAGGATTGGACACAGCCGGATATCCGTTTAATTGTCAAGAAGTGACTGGATATTTAGCTGTGTATCGTGTTTGTTTCATTATCACTCTGTTCTTTGTACTCATGGCCCTTATTATGATTGGAGTCAAGTCGTCCAATGATCCTAGAGCAGGGATACAAAATGGTTTCTGGGGTCCGAAGTTCATTATCATCATTCTTTGCATGATTGGAGCTTTTTTCATACCTCGAGGGGACTTTGGTAGGGTTGAGTACTGCTTAAGTATCATAATTCCATGTAGGACTAATGTATcgtgtggttttttttaatcttataggGGTGGTTTGGATGTATATAGGAATGATTGGAGCTCTcctctttatatttattcaattagcGTTGATTATTGATTTTGCACATGTCTGGGCAGAGAATTGGGTAGGGTATttccttattatgtatatttgtttacttaacTGTTCGTGTATAGGTCAGTCACGCGCAAAATGGTTCAAAAGGTTGGTTTGTAGCTCTAGCAGCTTGCTCTTTCTCTATGTATGGTGGAGTTATAGCAGCTACAACGATTTTGTTCATCTTCTCGACTGGAAGTACTGCTGGAGAGTGCAAACTCcatgaatttttcatttctttcaaCTTAATACTCTGCGTCATTATTAGTCTAATTTCTCTTCATCCCAAAGTCCAGGAAGCAAATCCTAACGTTGGACTCCTTCAACCTTCTGTCATTGCTCTATATATTACGTATTTAACCTGGTCGTCCCTTTCTAATAGTCCTGAAACCGTAAGTCTAATTACATAATCAgattatagatacatatatttgaatatttagatTTGTGTTCACacatttttgtagcatataGGGCTTCTATTTCTCATGTTTCAATAACCTTGTTATTACGTCCATCATTTTAGAACTGTAAATCTGGAATATTTGTGGGTAGTCTGTCAAACAGCACAATCACCCCGACTCCAACCCCTGGACACACTCCTGCAAATGAAAAATTCGATACTCAAAGTATTATTGGACTCATCGTTTGGGGTCTCTGTATTCTTTATTCGACCGTTCGTGAACCAAGTGGTTCAGGAGATGATAGCGAGGAGGTCAATGAGATTCAAGATGAAGAGACTGGAGGACAAAGAGTGTATGATAATGAGAAAAACAAGCTGACTTACAACTGGAGTATCTTTCACGTCAACTTTGCACTTGCTACACTCTACGTCATGATGACTCTCACCAATTGGTTTGAGTGAGTATTTGGCCTTCAGGGGTATTAGTGTATGCAGTGTCGTTGCTAGCCCCTTTTTATCATATCTGATATAAATTGATAGGTCCAGTTGCTTCTGCaggatttgattttatatttgtggGGGGGGCTTGTTTTTGGATCTTCTAAATCTCTCATTATCTCTGTCCATTTCTTCTACCTTAATTCTATGTTTCTTTTTCCCTCTGCTCAATCCTACAACGGGGGGCATCCCCTCTgctagtataaatataaaataaacccatttatataagtaattattatacgggctttataatttttgaggctAAGCCCCTCCCCCTCATGATGAAAGCTAGTAACGCCCCTGAGTGTCTGCACATACATAACACAAACTAATCGCTATTTCATTCATCATAGGCCCAATTCGGATTTGGAATCATTTGTAGTGAGCTCTGCTGCCATGTGGATTAAAATTGTCACCTCATGGCTATGTGCTGGTCTCTATACCTGGTCAACAATTGCACCACTTGTTATGCCAGACAGAGAATTTGCATAGATCAATCATGAgaaggttttatttttcatttttataaatacatacttctacaaattataaatatactatatcaACCAAAATAGTCTTTGAAAACGTGCTTGTAACTCTAAGAAATTGTGATTTTGTACTAATattgtcattaaataattactcTTTGATTCTAACTCTCCTCTCTGTAGTTGTTGTAGTAGTTTATCCAACATTTCTATATTGTTCTTCTTAATTCTCTACCccataaaaaagatattgtaattatagctatgtaaaaaataatttgatatcgaattatatttatttggatttataaaatatatttggtagGTGTTAAAAAGGGCATTATAGTCTGTATATTTTACGTTTTTCAATGGATATTTCTCTGATATAGGCAGGAGGactattattagaataatttttatggaattataaAAGATTATTCTGGATCaagtcaatttttctttcaagaagAATGTATCCTTCTTTAGTGCCAGCAATCCtctcattcaaaaaaatgtcaCCGATTTTAATAGTTGAATGTAACTAAtgcataataaagaaaaaaaagctactTATTACacttaatatcaaattattcttaaaaaaatgaatataggaggtacttatttaattaagcataaattaatgtaattaagGTTTGAGTGTAAACCACCAATAATagtttggagggggggggggtagacCCATCCATtatttatcagattaaaaaaatgattttttatgtcaaaaagatGTATGAGAAATGCAACAAAAACGTAGTCGAGTTAAATCTCGATCTAATGTACCCTCCCGAAAATAGATTTCGGATGCAATAGACAAAACATGCTTGGCCAAATTTTGTCCGTTTGGCGGCACAGGAGGTTTTCTGATACCGCCTCAGTATAACcctattgttttaatttaaatgaattaattaagaaaGAAGACTGGTATTTACTGGTTTATTTCAACTATAATgtacatggacaaaacttgcacCAATGTACAGTACTATGTCAGGACattataaaaaaccaagactaacaaaaaaaaaaaaaatcatccggAAACTTGACGGTTAGATGAGACTTGAGAATGTTTCttgtatcaaaaaatactcCAAGAAAAGTGATTGGCACAAAATTCAAGTACATGTGATTCTGATGTACGAGTATGTGGCATTACTAGGAAATTTAGTAGGACAAATTTCAGGCATgataattttcagtttttaaactGAATTCAGCCTTTTTATCCGTTATATGAACAGTTTTGCTTATTTTAGCCATTAAATGGGGGGGAGGGAGGAATTTTGCAcactttttcagtttctaacactcagttttgtttttgaaatttttattacccGCAAAATTTTGTTAGGCAAACATGCCATTCGTAACTTACCTTCTGCACTATCTTCCTAGAAGAGATTTTCCTCTGTCCGAACAACATTTAATGATCTTGGGGAAGAATCACCCTCAAACCACACTAACTGGTAGCAACCATTTACATCATTCTATCCATACTCTTGGAGAGATAATTCTGCTTGCGTCGACGTAGTTACAGGGAGCCACCGTTTTGCAACTAAATGAGTGCGGCGTATCTTTTGGAGTACTGATCTTGAGCATGTTGGTAAAGAATTTGCCATCCAACTTTTGCAAACATGCATTCCTGAGCTTTCTTTGGATTGTATTTGTCCAATAACAACTGGAACCGCACTTCATTTCTTCTTGGTGTGCATCTTGTACAAAAACTTTTCAACGGCGGCAATAAAAAAAGCTGATTGTGCTTTTTTGTTTTACTGGAGGAGCTTTAGTCGTCCTATTCCCCCTTTTCATTGAATTGTATAGTCACAACCCGTGAAGGCATAATAGATAGGCAGTAATTTGCAGAATGTATCGCCAAGGGATGTTTGTATCTGAGTTATGTCCTGTAATAACAATATAGGTACATTTgtgcaagttttgtccatgtacctTATAGGTCAGGctaaaaaacaagaattaaatGTTCTGGGTGACATAAGTAATTTGAGGGGATCAAACCTTCTGTACATTATGGGGAGAAATCTTCCGTGGCAGGCTCTCAGACtatatgtcgtctatcaaaaTTGCCAacttatctttttctttttgatttacactcactgTAATTTAGGCAATTTTACCGTCCTTGATCATAATTTCTTTCAAAGAGACGATATATCTCAAGTTTAAAGTTGAGTGTATGTGTCTAAACTCTAGAACATAGAGGTATGGAATGTATAATACTCAAGTCTTAAGCGTTCTATCTATCAATaactattttcttcatttttatttcttcaatcctagctaggatcaaaggaaataaaaagataggTTGTACCGTAGGAGCGGCTAAATGCTAAAAAAGATTGGACTGAGTGAAAGGGAAGACTCattagaaaatcaaaaactacttttcacacattatgtaataattaacatttaatgaGTTGAATATGTCAAATTGTTACaccatacaatatataatataataataaacatataatatatatacgagtatataatataaacgagGCGTTTCCAAAAAGTATggtgaattttcaaatttcgtGGGCAATGTACATTTGctatgctcaatttttttttggatagtacactcgccacgaaaatatatttactgtttcaccTGTATGATATGTTTAGTTtatttgtgagaggcataacggaTAGAAGTATTTTGATCATTCAACGATtctttgctattgaaaaacacgGATCAAAGAGTTTGCTtcaaattttgagtaaaaatgagattaagtgctccaaaacacttgaaatgttgacagtggCGTACGGTGAAACCattctgagtaaaaaaagaatgtttacaagtcgtacaaactcttccaagatggctgtaaattgcaaaaacaaCATCACAATCATGCTCAGCCACCATCATTTTCACCAGATTTTCCCCATAGGACTTTTTCTTCTTATCAAAACTGAATAGACCCATGAAAGATGGAGATTTGCAACTATTGAGAAGATCAAGACTGCATCATTGGTAGATATCAAGGCTACATGGATAAGTGTTTATGGGAAGTGCTTTGAGGATTGAAAAAAGCGTTGGACCGAGTGTATTGTGTATGAGGAGGATTACTTTGAAGGTGACAACatcaatattattgataaataaatacatatttccccctaaaaataaaaagtcaccatactttttgaacacacctcgctTATCTTATCTGTAAAGATTGTTAATAATGATTAGATTAAGAAGATTATAACCCAAGGCCCTTAGTGCCAGAAACGTAGGGGCCAAGATGTCATTGTCTCCTAGTATTTTAGACTAAGTGTAATGTTTCTAGAATAAAATTGTGAGCCTCCCTATTAAATTATCTAACTCccaattataaattcattccGGCGCCACTgtccaggggcgtccgcaggatctCCCCTAAATTGAGTACAACAGATGGATAAGTTAACAATTTGGGGGAGGTTGGCTACGGCTCGGGTTTATACTATCTTTCTTCAGGTCGATGAACATACAAACTTTCCCTTTAATAGTatagatttgatttatttatctataaaataactccccaacaaatccttagtgttattctccatttttcatgagtatACTCACatttagttactcaatacttagatgttatctcctcaagaataaaataataatgacaacagatttagaaaatagaaataaaactcGCATGCTAAAAAATCCTtagttaaatgaaaattaaaaagattttatttatatttatgttaaagttctaaactaaaacgattttcTATCGACgtcccttgttttaagtgtctgttaccaaactgagcctgtataaaaaagaaccgagaatAAATACCGGAACCGAGACTCAAGACCGGAACGTTGGAATGAAAAAACCAAGACTGATAGAACCGCTGAATCTGAAGCAGGCACGACTTTGCTTATAACTCCCGAGGAGCAACCCTCATTTTTActttctgtctttcatgagGTGATGCACTAGTTATTAAttagatgttcccttctcaagaatgaaattataataataacagctttagaaaataaaaaatcaattcaggttgcaactacaaaaagctgCTCCGCtttctaggtcatattttatacaccccTGACATAAACATTAcatacattaacaaaaaaaaaaaaaaaaaaaaggaatgataaATGCATTCaagattaagaaattattttaccaagcctttaatcaaaaaacttgcattttcttatttttgaacatgCATCTTCCTAACATTACTAAACCGGGATCAAATTGATGCATCcatattatataacttaaaattttagtatACAATCACGAGTCAGCCTTTATGATCAAGTTTAACATTAATCACTTTGCCGAATAGACAGTTTGCATGACTGACACATTACcgaaaagataataaatatatttaataaatcatgttgcaatattttgtaattatgattcccatacATATTAGAccaatttttaaagatacaacaaaggaaatagtaatatatttatttcctaagGTGTCTCCCAGAATAGAtgtgaatagtttttaaaaggatatatctatataatatttaattatataatttatatatatatatttataatatttaaataataatcaatgtacattttaatatggttctagcaaagggttaccctgccggcgttgctcgggctaaggagggagcgggaaatcatTGAATAAATTCTTCTTAATGCTTAGATATGACTCCCCCATAATCAGCATCCTTTTCTTAGCCTGACCACTTTCgaaagaggcacccatgcaaaatttcagcctaccatgttcaacggtgtgggcacccataaaggagacacacacaaactctactATATATaatgatgggacaattaatctgAATCGGGAATacctcccccaaattaaggaatttttgttttttactagaacatttgatatttgaattttttttttaatttaatctttcaaatttgttgcagaataattctatattaaatagtttcctcttacatttttttttgggggtggggtgGGGGaccccaaaaaaaatgtatatatatcctatatatataaCCTTATGGACGCAACTGTATATACTCGTATTATGCATAATATCCTGGGATGATAAAAAACTCCTTTATTAAAACAAGATACAGCTTCTTTTTGATTCACGAAACCTTTGGACGTGTGTAGTAATGAATTTGATAACTCCTActgtactttttatttacattccCAGGATGGATGGAGTATCTCAAGGAAGAAgttacaccttccaacaagagAGTTCACTGGCTCACAAGCCTTTAAAAGTGCAGGATGTCTTGCccacaaaatgtcctcacttttggagtCCGTATTTTTTGGTCTGTAAACAGCCTGGACATGAACACATGCGATTTCTATCTAGGGGGGAGGGTCGAGTATGATGCTTGTACCAAGTTTCATTCATCTGTGAAGGccatgaaaaagtaaattaccCATACAATGACCAAGCTGGATCCCACCGAGGTTGCCctggcttttaaaatttttcccaatttatcttgATCACCCtggattaattatataataaaatattatgtagatatatcttcttataaagtattccGATCTATTCTGGGAGATACCTTAggaaataaagtaattactatttTCTTGCTTTTATCTTTCATAATTGGTGTAATATGAATGGGAACAATAATTACGTAATATTGTAGCAtgaatcatcaaaatatttatatttttttccccccaaagTGGTCATTCGTGAATATTGCCATTCGGCAAAGTGTCCGTTCGGCAAACGGCATACAGCAAAGTATTGTCTTCTATGTGTCTGTGCACATTAAAATAACGacgatttttattactatttagcACTTTATAAGGGGTATTTacacccaaggttaatagaaatacaaggttagaccatgatgtaatcgggcttcctagaattttcaatctgatgtttTGTACCGACtgtgctgggcaagacaggcagattttgacaaaacacgcaaccactcatagtcaaaaataaccaaaaatgtatggcctttttctgaaggccacgaggctatgaggGAAAAATAAGGggatatttggaatcagggaaTCAGGCCCTGACATCTCGTTTTCCAATAGAGTCGAAAGAATGCCTTTCTTCACTGTAGTGTACTCTACAGTCGTAGTGGTATCATGAAAAACGGGTACTTTTAGTTGAAAAGGGTCATGATATTGTGGTGGAGGATGAGGTACTAAATCAATTACATTGAGGGAATCGTTGAGGAAGGACATtatgagttttatatattatatacgagtTTTTTTCGTGCCTATagttaaacaattatttcaacaGCTACAGTAGTTGTTGTTATTGTAtccataaaatcattttgtgtCAGGGGGATTCgccttgaacatttttgttaatactGAGCAATTTACTTCCAAGGATAAATaccatttcttttaaaagagaagTGAATTTTAAATACTCCAGAATTTATAGtataatacaaaagaatattaatgaaaGTTTTGAAATTCAGCACCATAACTGGAAACTTCTCAATCTCTTTACAAacatataatttctattaaaaatatgttattttcaaatgactAGAGGTTACAAAAACGGCCTTTAAATACTaaaccttttcaaatatatacttttcatcaatacataacCGAAAATTAGATTACTGAAAAGGGATAGACTCTAGTAcacacattaaaataaaaaaattggaaggtGTTTTAGAGTtgttatattctaaattttgacTTACAATTAGTTGATTGCCAATTTGTTCTctgttaaaaatttatagaatattgtgactatttatataaactaatcataatattatacttaataCATGTATACaaagatataataaatgttaatactaatttttttataatttatgctcTTATCAACACTGGAGCTTCCATATCCTTTATTCCATCGAATCTTGTAAGCAAGTGTACTCTCAGTCctacatcaattattttattattagtaagtgGGGCTAAGATTAATGTATTTCGATTCGCTCTTTAAGGAGGTTTCCTTGGACATTGTCGCCGATGTTCAATTTCCCCTTCTAGGCATGAACTTTCTGAGTTATTAAAAGTTTGAGATTCAAACTTTGAAGATCTCCTTATCTTATTCAATCGTCAAAGCTAGACAACTCAATAGATCAATCGGGTTCTTGTATTTATCAGCCACTACAAAGGATGTTTATATCGGAAGGGTCTCGAAACTTTGTTTTTCTTCCATTCGTTAGGATCCAAAATCCTCACATCTAAAGTATGTATATGTCTctgtttatgaaataaatacccaGGTTATAGGTTTTTATTAGCGAACGGGCATACGGATGGATACTcgtactataatattatattttagtagatGATTCTATGTCCCCTACGAAAAACGCATTATTTATAATGcgtgtatttatttcaaaaacggagagcGATAccgactttagacataaaataaaagttgtttagaagtCTATGTTTCATTCGGATCATTCGGATGTTTTTctaaggtatgggttgtcgatgcattttcgaatcgacaacccataccttagAAAAACATCCgaatgatcaaaaaaaaaaaaaaatgaattattgtactaacgcAAAATACAAATActgaatacaaattaaaaagggGAATTCGGAAAGTATCAGCGAGTTAGTCTAAGTATGTATGTTCATGATGCacctatttaaagtattaataaaataactcaatatacaataaataacgtaatattaattattagataaaatactttcttttaagTGTTTGTTTACCTCTTTTTAGtgtcattcatatttatttatctgttataactaattattga
Coding sequences within:
- the LOC121126420 gene encoding serine incorporator 3; the protein is MGGILSLGGGLACCFTSAACSLCACCPSCSNATSSRIMYGVILLLTMILSCILLAPGLQEYLKNVPFCKGYETSLNIIPGLDTAGYPFNCQEVTGYLAVYRVCFIITLFFVLMALIMIGVKSSNDPRAGIQNGFWGPKFIIIILCMIGAFFIPRGDFGVVWMYIGMIGALLFIFIQLALIIDFAHVWAENWVSHAQNGSKGWFVALAACSFSMYGGVIAATTILFIFSTGSTAGECKLHEFFISFNLILCVIISLISLHPKVQEANPNVGLLQPSVIALYITYLTWSSLSNSPETNCKSGIFVGSLSNSTITPTPTPGHTPANEKFDTQSIIGLIVWGLCILYSTVREPSGSGDDSEEVNEIQDEETGGQRVYDNEKNKLTYNWSIFHVNFALATLYVMMTLTNWFEPNSDLESFVVSSAAMWIKIVTSWLCAGLYTWSTIAPLVMPDREFA